The Bos indicus x Bos taurus breed Angus x Brahman F1 hybrid chromosome 3, Bos_hybrid_MaternalHap_v2.0, whole genome shotgun sequence genome includes a window with the following:
- the UBL4B gene encoding ubiquitin-like protein 4B, whose product MFLTVKLLLGRRCSLKVSGQESVAMLKKLVSERLHVPEEQQHLLFRGQLLADDKRLSDYRIGPNASISVVVRPLEKPAPEDTRLPQPLWHHLGQVLAKHFGPQDTEAMLQLLRREHEECLQRISLGDLEQLARYLLTKEPLAQPTGEREPEVLSPNKEEEKEAVQ is encoded by the coding sequence ATGTTCCTCACAGTCAAGCTGCTCCTGGGCCGGAGATGTAGCCTGAAGGTGTCAGGACAGGAGAGCGTGGCCATGCTGAAGAAGCTGGTGTCCGAGCGGCTGCATGTGCCGGAGGAGCAGCAGCACCTGCTCTTCCGCGGCCAGCTGCTGGCAGATGACAAGCGGCTCTCCGACTACCGCATTGGGCCCAACGCCTCCATCAGCGTGGTCGTGCGGCCCCTGGAGAAGCCGGCGCCTGAGGACACCCGCCTGCCCCAGCCCCTGTGGCACCACCTGGGCCAGGTCCTGGCCAAACACTTTGGGCCCCAGGACACTGAGGcaatgctgcagctgctgaggcGGGAGCACGAGGAGTGCCTGCAGAGGATAAGCCTGGGGGACCTGGAGCAGCTGGCGCGGTACCTCCTGACCAAGGAGCCACTCGCACAGCCCACTGGGGAGAGGGAGCCTGAGGTTCTGAGTCCCaataaggaagaggaaaaggaggctgTTCAGTAA